The Sesamum indicum cultivar Zhongzhi No. 13 linkage group LG1, S_indicum_v1.0, whole genome shotgun sequence genome includes a window with the following:
- the LOC105159415 gene encoding secretory carrier-associated membrane protein 4 has product MGRRNDPNPFDEGEPEINPFSNDTAAAGSKSRIPKVVASTLGFGQKNDANVDIPLDTMNDPRKKEKELATWESDLNRREREIKRREDAVARAGVPVDDKNWPPCFPIIHHDIANEIPVPAQRLQYLAFASWLGILLCLVFNVIAITVCWIRGGGVKIFFLAIIYALLGCPLSYVLWYRPLYRAMRTDSALKFSWFFMFYLLHIAFCIFAAIAPPIIFHGKSLTGILAAIDVFSDHVLVGIFYLIGFALFCLESLLSLWVLQKIYFYFRGHK; this is encoded by the exons ATGGGTCGGCGGAATGATCCGAATCCGTTTGACGAGGGAGAACCTGAAATTAATCCATTTTCG AATGATACTGCAGCGGCTGGATCAAAGTCACGCATTCCTAAAGTGGTTGCTAGTACACTGGGCTTTGGTCAAAAGAACGACGCCAATGTGGATATCCCATTAGATACCATGaat GATCCAAGAAAGAAGGAGAAAGAACTTGCTACTTGGGAATCAGATTTGAATAGGAGAGAAAGG GAAATTAAACGCAGAGAAGATGCTGTTGCCAGAG CTGGTGTTCCGGTGGATGACAAAAATTGGCCCCCTTGTTTTCCAATTATTCACCATGACATAGCCAATGAAATTCCAGTTCCTGCTCAGAGGTTGCAATATCTGGCTTTTGCAAGTTGGTTAG GTATTCTTCTTTGTCTTGTGTTCAATGTCATTGCCATCACTGTTTGTTGGATAAGGGGTGGTG GGGTTAAGATTTTTTTCCTTGCAATAATCTATGCCCTACTTGGATGCCCCCTTTCATATGTCCTATGGTACAGGCCTTTATATCGTGCAATGAG GACTGATAGTGCGCTGAAATTTAGCTGGTTTTTCATGTTCTACTTG CTCCACATTGCTTTTTGCATATTTGCTGCAATTGCACCTCCAATCATCTTTCATGGAAAATCGTTAAC GGGCATCCTTGCTGCGATCGATGTCTTCTCAGATCATGTATTGGTAGGG ATTTTCTACCTGATTGGGTTTGCATTATTCTGCTTGGAATCACTGTTGAGCTTGTGGGTACTCCAG AAAATATACTTCTACTTTAGGGGACACAAGTAA